Proteins encoded together in one Miscanthus floridulus cultivar M001 chromosome 16, ASM1932011v1, whole genome shotgun sequence window:
- the LOC136512673 gene encoding transcription factor WRKY5-like, protein MDLVPKQQQSKEKQEEEQEEEMMMVLAEHGDRPAFGHGGSGGRRSEIKEVDFFSAACGAAARRRTDGEDCGCDNTTVNTALDLLTRAAVATPAAVDGGEGTASGRDKEVDVAAAAVEEELRQAGEENRRLRRMLEELTRSYSALYHQLIQAQQQQQQASTANPMLPAATTTGVQFMDPGRVSTAIAGAAAPPPAFSADRADSDGGSGGSGGEADQNDGMRTPERSENADRAATATAPAEAPLRRARVSVRARSEAPMINDGCPWRKYGQKMAKGNPCPRSYYRCTMATGCPVRKQVQRCAEDKAVLITTYEGTHNHQLPAAAAAMAKTTSAAAAMLLSSPAVSHDAGTLFAGHHVAAPAPLFQYHHPYASAMGGATLSASAPFPTITLDLTHSPPPSSSAAAAGLLQHYRQLSSVPAMPPFPMYGFPAAAGHRPVAPPQPSAATLLGLDGRNRSALETMTAAITSDPNFTTALAAALSTIMAGGAEPPALRSGAADAAGDGGNGSGGTDPATAAAAGARETALHALLQRLNDSRQ, encoded by the exons ATGGACTTGGTGCCGAAGCAGCAGCAGAGCAAGGAGAagcaagaggaggagcaggaagagGAGATGATGATGGTCTTGGCGGAGCACGGGGACCGGCCGGCTTTCGGtcacggcggcagcggcgggcgCAGGAGCGAGATCAAGGAGGTGGACTTCTTCTCCGCCGCCTGCGGTGCTGCCGCTCGGCGCAGGACCGACGGCGAGGACTGTGGCTGCGATAATACCACGGTCAAC ACTGCACTAGACCTGCTGACcagggcggcggtggcgacgcCAGCAGCAGTCGACGGCGGCGAGGGCACGGCGAGTGGTCGTGATAAAGAG GTggatgtggcggcggcggcggtggaggaggagctccGGCAGGCCGGCGAGGAGAACCGGCGGCTGCGGCGGATgctggaggagctcacccgcagcTACAGCGCGCTCTACCATCAGCTCATTCaagcccagcagcagcagcaacag GCCAGCACAGCGAACCCGATGCTACCGGCGGCAACGACGACGGGAGTGCAGTTCATGGACCCCGGCCGCGTGTCTACGGCAATAGCAGGAGCGGCGGCGCCCCCGCCAGCGTTCAGCGCTGACAGAGCGGATTCAGACGGTGGCAGCGGAGGAAGCGGCGGTGAAGCGGATCAAAACGATGGGATGAGGACGCCTGAGCGCAGCGAGAACGCCGAccgggcggcgacggcgacggcgccggcGGAGGCGCCTTTGCGGAGGGCAAGGGTGTCCGTGCGCGCACGGTCCGAGGCCCCAATG ATCAACGATGGATGCCCATGGAGGAAGTATGGGCAGAAGATGGCCAAGGGTAACCCATGCCCCAGATCTTACTACCGCTGCACAATGGCCACGGGATGCCCAGTCAGGAAGCAG GTGCAACGGTGCGCGGAGGACAAGGCGGTGCTGATCACCACGTACGAGGGCACGCACAACCACcagctgccggcggcggcggcggcgatggccaaGACGACCTCCGCCGCGGCGGCCATGCTCCTGTCGAGCCCGGCCGTCAGCCACGACGCGGGCACGCTCTTCGCCGGACACCACGTCGCGGCCCCGGCGCCGCTCTTCCAGTACCACCACCCCTACGCGTCCGCCATGGGCGGCGCCACGCTCTCCGCCTCCGCGCCGTTCCCGACCATCACCCTCGACCTCACgcactcgccgccgccgtcgtcgtcggcagCGGCCGCGGGTCTGCTCCAGCATTACCGTCAGCTGTCGTCCGTCCCTGCCATGCCGCCGTTCCCGATGTACGGCTTCCCTGCTGCCGCTGGGCACAGGCCGGTGGCGCCGCCACAGCCATCGGCGGCGACGCTGTTGGGTTTGGACGGCAGGAACCGGTCGGCGCTGGAGACCATGACCGCCGCCATCACCAGCGACCCCAACTTCACCACGGCCCTGGCGGCCGCCCTCTCGACGATCATGGCCGGAGGCGCTGAGCCACCAGCTCTCCGGAGCGGCGCCGCTGACGCCGCCGGAGATGGTGGTAACGGTAGCGGGGGCACTGACCCCGCCACGGCTGCGGCAGCCGGAGCACGTGAGACTGCATTGCATGCGCTTTTGCAAAGACTTAATGATAGCCGGCAATGA